The Corallococcus exiguus genome has a window encoding:
- a CDS encoding SPFH domain-containing protein gives MGIFDSIKGEAQRNFIARADSAKGEIVYKYPEKNVRMKTQLTVDADEVALFVKDGKVEGKLGPGRHTLDTNNIPFLSRLLESFTGGNMFMAEIFFVSNREHTGVKFGGPIGDVRDPETGLGIGTMVYGDFSIRVTEPEKLVVGLVGMGRATNEEFLGWFKGQVLKVTRDRTAELLVKKKWPLLDVTSGAYVEEMEQEILAGLKPHVDSYGLTIVRMGNFVVSIKPEDEVTLKKLSKDVAYSRLAGGFQQYAQGQAMLGASEGMAKGGGGSDGAMQGMGMGMGFGMAQMFANQQNNQQQRPAEPAQAAAPADTRSPAQRLKEIKELKDAGVLSDEEYAAKRAELMKLL, from the coding sequence ATGGGGATCTTCGACAGCATCAAGGGCGAGGCGCAGCGGAACTTCATCGCCCGCGCGGACAGCGCGAAGGGTGAGATCGTCTACAAGTATCCGGAGAAGAACGTCCGGATGAAGACGCAGCTCACCGTGGACGCGGATGAGGTGGCGCTGTTCGTCAAGGACGGCAAGGTGGAGGGGAAGCTGGGGCCCGGCCGCCACACCCTGGACACCAACAACATCCCGTTCCTGTCGCGCCTGCTGGAGAGCTTCACCGGCGGCAACATGTTCATGGCGGAGATCTTCTTCGTCTCCAACCGTGAGCACACGGGCGTGAAGTTCGGCGGCCCCATTGGCGACGTGCGCGACCCGGAGACGGGCCTGGGCATCGGCACCATGGTGTACGGCGACTTCTCCATCCGCGTGACGGAGCCGGAGAAGCTCGTGGTGGGCCTGGTCGGCATGGGCCGCGCCACCAACGAGGAGTTCCTGGGCTGGTTCAAGGGCCAGGTGCTCAAGGTGACGCGCGACCGCACCGCCGAGCTGCTGGTGAAGAAGAAGTGGCCGCTGCTGGACGTGACGAGCGGCGCCTACGTGGAGGAGATGGAGCAGGAGATCCTCGCCGGCCTGAAGCCGCACGTGGACTCCTACGGCCTCACCATCGTCCGCATGGGCAACTTCGTCGTCAGCATCAAGCCCGAGGACGAAGTCACCCTGAAGAAGCTGTCCAAGGACGTCGCGTACTCGCGGCTGGCGGGCGGCTTCCAGCAGTACGCGCAGGGCCAGGCGATGCTCGGCGCGTCCGAGGGCATGGCCAAGGGCGGTGGCGGATCCGACGGCGCCATGCAGGGCATGGGCATGGGCATGGGGTTCGGCATGGCGCAGATGTTCGCCAACCAGCAGAACAACCAGCAGCAGCGCCCCGCGGAGCCCGCGCAGGCGGCCGCTCCCGCGGACACGCGCAGCCCGGCTCAGCGGCTCAAGGAGATCAAGGAGCTGAAGGACGCGGGTGTGCTTTCCGACGAGGAGTACGCCGCCAAGCGCGCGGAGTTGATGAAGCTGCTGTAG
- a CDS encoding ABC transporter permease subunit codes for MAFRPRRALAVFWKDWLDLRKNVGLLVSMAVLPLVMVTVPIGVVWTYVRQPDHSDLRTVALFYDPTLPLGASAARFLVDKSLTDWFGMFLVMPVFIPILIASQSVAGEKERRTLEPLLASPVSAAELVAGKCLAALVPAVVLTWVAFALFCVGVDWVAWPLVGAPLMPNALWGFGVFVLAPLFAFFGNGVAVLISARVSEARMAQQLAALVVLPLVGLVGGQVAGVLKAGPGYYAIQGAVVLVLDFILLAASIRFLDRERLVSRWG; via the coding sequence ATGGCCTTCCGGCCGCGACGCGCGTTGGCGGTGTTCTGGAAGGACTGGCTGGACCTGCGCAAGAACGTGGGCCTGCTCGTGTCCATGGCGGTGCTGCCGCTGGTGATGGTGACGGTGCCCATCGGCGTGGTGTGGACGTACGTGCGGCAGCCGGACCACTCGGACCTGCGCACGGTGGCGCTCTTCTACGACCCCACGCTGCCCCTGGGTGCGAGCGCGGCGCGCTTCCTCGTCGACAAGTCGCTCACCGACTGGTTCGGCATGTTCCTGGTGATGCCCGTCTTCATCCCCATCCTCATCGCGTCCCAGAGCGTGGCGGGGGAGAAGGAGCGCCGCACGCTGGAGCCGCTGCTCGCGTCGCCCGTGTCCGCGGCGGAGCTGGTGGCGGGCAAGTGCCTGGCCGCGCTGGTTCCCGCGGTGGTGCTGACCTGGGTCGCCTTCGCGCTGTTCTGCGTGGGCGTGGACTGGGTGGCGTGGCCGCTGGTGGGCGCGCCGCTGATGCCCAATGCGTTGTGGGGCTTTGGCGTGTTCGTGCTCGCGCCGCTGTTCGCCTTCTTTGGCAACGGCGTCGCGGTGCTCATCTCCGCCCGGGTGAGCGAGGCGCGCATGGCGCAGCAGCTGGCCGCGCTGGTGGTGCTGCCGCTGGTGGGGCTGGTGGGAGGCCAGGTGGCCGGCGTGCTCAAGGCGGGCCCGGGGTATTACGCCATCCAGGGCGCGGTGGTGCTGGTGCTGGACTTCATCCTGCTGGCGGCCAGCATCCGGTTCCTGGACCGGGAACGTCTGGTCAGCCGCTGGGGTTGA
- a CDS encoding rhomboid family intramembrane serine protease: MDALIHWGAKSGPLVTDAGQGWRLLTANLLHRDALHLGLNLLVFAGVGTAVERSCRWWDYVALLVVSGLATMAGSLWWSPTVSVGASGWVFGCVGALLVLGRRARTGAKGARMGWFSGENALPTVLVFLWLGWTSVGVDNAGHMGGLMAGLLVGVLLRSRTWGPGGFRAMALVGLAGLGAAVVVTERSRWRVEHDDGFGVSVLLPDGWRREEDGQERRAFSNGLKGLGRATLTAEVIEAGEPGDGSAQAQHFLDASLVPGRAGPEGHTVSAGVVEPASLGGRPAQRIRAELDGVGGRTHLVAWFVPRGEWVYRLVFTWPQAYPAYARVAERMTADVRFEEPASLRVARARALLVPGVAGPLRELGHALRRWGLPADAVEPLASAVRLAPTQVDTRVELARAYFESGQVEAGCHSAAEARVYGPSDTGALEAGVRCALAQGDTAEALLRLEEARRVDPRDARLRAAEGALKAAVEAPGPAPQRR; this comes from the coding sequence GTGGATGCGTTGATCCACTGGGGGGCCAAGTCCGGCCCCCTGGTGACGGACGCGGGGCAGGGCTGGCGGCTTTTGACGGCCAACCTCCTGCACCGGGACGCCCTGCACCTGGGCCTCAACCTGCTGGTGTTCGCGGGGGTGGGCACGGCGGTGGAGCGCTCGTGCCGGTGGTGGGACTACGTGGCGCTGCTCGTCGTGTCCGGGCTGGCGACGATGGCGGGCTCGCTCTGGTGGTCTCCGACGGTGAGCGTGGGCGCTTCCGGATGGGTGTTCGGGTGCGTGGGGGCGCTGCTGGTGCTGGGGCGGCGCGCTCGGACCGGGGCCAAGGGGGCTCGCATGGGGTGGTTCTCCGGGGAGAACGCGCTGCCCACGGTGCTCGTCTTCCTGTGGCTCGGCTGGACGAGCGTGGGCGTGGACAACGCGGGGCACATGGGCGGGCTGATGGCGGGGCTGCTCGTGGGCGTCCTCCTGCGCTCGCGGACGTGGGGGCCGGGAGGCTTCCGGGCGATGGCGCTGGTGGGGCTCGCGGGGCTGGGCGCGGCAGTGGTGGTGACGGAGCGGTCGCGGTGGCGGGTGGAGCACGACGATGGCTTCGGGGTGTCGGTGTTGCTGCCGGACGGCTGGCGCCGCGAGGAGGACGGCCAGGAGCGGAGGGCCTTCTCCAATGGCCTGAAGGGCCTGGGGCGGGCCACGCTCACGGCGGAAGTCATCGAGGCGGGTGAGCCCGGGGATGGCTCGGCGCAGGCCCAGCACTTCCTGGATGCGTCGCTGGTGCCGGGGCGGGCGGGACCGGAGGGGCACACGGTGTCCGCGGGCGTGGTCGAGCCCGCGTCGCTGGGCGGCCGACCCGCGCAGAGGATCCGCGCGGAGCTGGATGGGGTGGGGGGACGAACGCACCTGGTGGCGTGGTTCGTGCCCCGCGGAGAGTGGGTGTACCGGCTCGTCTTCACCTGGCCACAGGCCTATCCGGCATACGCGCGGGTGGCGGAGCGGATGACGGCGGACGTGCGCTTCGAGGAACCCGCGAGCCTGCGGGTCGCCAGGGCCCGGGCGTTGCTGGTGCCGGGCGTGGCGGGGCCGCTGCGGGAGCTGGGGCATGCGCTGCGGCGGTGGGGACTGCCGGCGGATGCGGTGGAGCCCCTGGCGTCGGCGGTACGGCTGGCGCCGACCCAGGTGGACACGCGCGTGGAGTTGGCCCGCGCGTATTTCGAGTCCGGGCAGGTGGAGGCGGGCTGTCACTCGGCGGCGGAGGCCCGGGTGTACGGCCCTTCCGACACGGGCGCGCTGGAGGCGGGCGTGCGCTGCGCGCTGGCGCAGGGGGATACGGCAGAGGCCCTGCTGCGCCTGGAAGAGGCCCGCCGCGTGGACCCTCGGGATGCACGCCTGCGCGCGGCCGAGGGGGCCTTGAAGGCGGCGGTCGAGGCACCGGGGCCGGCTCCCCAGAGGCGGTGA
- a CDS encoding ABC transporter ATP-binding protein: MSILVPPPLAEAPAKGGLRVRGLAKRFGERTAVEDLTFDVRPGEVFGLLGPNGAGKTTTVRMLTGLLRPSSGDAEVWGHSVTRDGESLRKVVGLLTEQPGLYDRLTARENLRFFMKLHELDESVAWPRAKHYLDRFGLGGREDDPCGGFSKGMRQKLAIVRTLVHDPRVIFLDEPTSGLDPESARTVRDAVAELASEGRTIVLCSHNLAEVERLCERVAVVRRRLLALGPVREMRRAGQSLDVRVEGDAQGFVTALAALPFRPNVLVEGGRLRVMLADEAQAPDVVACLVRAGARVHSVVPAQRPLEEVYLDLLREEGT; encoded by the coding sequence GTGAGCATCCTCGTCCCGCCCCCGCTCGCGGAGGCCCCCGCGAAGGGAGGCCTGCGCGTCCGCGGTCTGGCGAAGCGCTTCGGCGAGCGCACCGCCGTGGAGGACCTCACCTTCGACGTGCGGCCCGGCGAGGTGTTCGGCCTGCTGGGCCCCAACGGCGCGGGCAAGACGACGACGGTGCGCATGCTGACGGGGCTGCTCAGGCCCTCCAGCGGCGACGCGGAGGTGTGGGGCCACTCCGTCACGCGCGACGGCGAGTCGCTGCGCAAGGTGGTGGGCCTGCTCACCGAACAGCCCGGGCTCTACGACCGGCTCACCGCCCGGGAGAACCTGCGCTTCTTCATGAAGCTGCATGAGCTGGACGAGTCCGTCGCGTGGCCCCGGGCGAAGCACTACCTGGATCGCTTCGGGCTGGGCGGCCGCGAGGACGACCCGTGCGGCGGCTTCAGCAAGGGCATGCGCCAGAAGCTGGCCATCGTGCGCACGCTGGTGCACGACCCGCGCGTCATCTTCCTGGATGAGCCCACCAGCGGCCTGGACCCGGAGTCCGCGCGCACCGTGCGCGACGCGGTGGCGGAGCTGGCCTCCGAGGGGCGCACCATCGTGCTGTGCTCGCACAACCTGGCGGAGGTGGAGCGGCTGTGCGAGCGCGTGGCCGTGGTGCGCCGCCGCCTGCTGGCGCTGGGCCCGGTGCGTGAGATGCGCCGCGCGGGCCAGTCGCTGGACGTGCGCGTGGAGGGCGACGCGCAGGGCTTCGTCACCGCGCTGGCGGCGCTGCCCTTCCGGCCCAACGTGCTGGTGGAGGGCGGCCGCCTGCGGGTGATGCTGGCGGATGAAGCCCAGGCGCCGGACGTGGTGGCGTGCCTGGTGCGTGCGGGGGCTCGCGTGCACAGCGTGGTGCCCGCGCAGCGGCCGTTGGAAGAGGTGTACCTGGACCTGCTGCGGGAAGAGGGGACGTGA
- a CDS encoding FHA domain-containing protein, translating into MVSVNQLRPFAGASLESFRAASGAIALIQQPVDAAFKAVVAPGMVGMRTVGMAHRSRMEERLLAMLRDFDNLEVHFLQPNQDGEEFTVGRTDACDLMVPDPSVSQHHATLRWNAGAGDFSVRDAQSMNGTFINGAPLGFKAQVMLHDGATLAFGDVQFLYLRAETLHEQLRLAVPGTPAP; encoded by the coding sequence ATGGTGTCCGTGAATCAGCTCCGTCCCTTCGCGGGCGCCTCGCTGGAGTCCTTCCGGGCCGCGTCCGGCGCTATCGCCCTCATCCAGCAGCCCGTGGACGCCGCCTTCAAGGCCGTGGTGGCCCCGGGCATGGTGGGCATGCGCACGGTGGGGATGGCGCACCGCTCGCGCATGGAGGAGCGGCTGCTCGCCATGCTGCGCGACTTCGACAACCTGGAGGTGCACTTCCTCCAGCCGAACCAGGACGGCGAGGAGTTCACCGTGGGCCGCACCGACGCGTGCGACCTGATGGTGCCGGATCCCTCCGTCTCCCAGCACCACGCCACCCTGCGCTGGAACGCGGGCGCCGGGGACTTCTCCGTGCGCGACGCCCAGTCCATGAACGGCACCTTCATCAACGGCGCGCCCCTGGGCTTCAAGGCCCAGGTGATGCTCCACGACGGCGCCACGCTGGCCTTCGGCGACGTGCAGTTCCTCTACCTGCGCGCGGAGACGCTGCACGAACAGCTGCGCCTCGCAGTGCCGGGCACGCCCGCCCCCTGA
- a CDS encoding ArnT family glycosyltransferase, with the protein MASDVEKNSQGDSTFTQAILGDDTLTSSWGRRWLALSFSARVVLATAGFAALLFVPYLGAVGLWDPWETHYGEVGRQMIQRADYVYPFWENAWFFSKPPLTMWMQALGMNIVGALRGDGAMGLYTEWGMRMPFALLSITAVALLSLAVARTVNMRAGLATGFVLATMPLYFLLTRQTVTDTPFVTTFVCAMACAIIGQLDDTTKHRAGWWYAFYVFAGLATLAKGLLGVGLPAVILVLYAAAGVIPWTRESLEAHLRWLTSGEVRAQVRAGTRTMPVLWAQMYRMKLGTGILVFAAVAVPWYLTLVLFDGVDDEGKLFWYRFFIHDHLNRLTAGVHTTTPGGSFTYFIEQGGFAIFPWVALLPGAFAVVSRLKLRSRDKADHLALIAVLWVAFAFYLLASSATKFHHYVFPVLPGLAILISLFVDRLWKDGVSEHAVSLIFGLILFILVGKDLAENPKDFTDLFVYNYDRPYPQDLVTKPIAFFSSRPLWMGDLVTLVLLAFGVYLAFDAFSSKAKLERPAAARAVALGLLLTGGATLAAVATQGQVSAMGLWGVALVALAGFLIWQASRPEEAPGRTVLQAVGFGLALVGVALAVRGFKGPPASDALFKALSGTINVKVGMGFAFGVAGVLAAVAALQRSRVLLFSTFWGLAAAFALWFNWGHWVDLSHHWTQRDLFWRYYDQRKAGEPIAAYMMNWRGETFYSRNTVEQFRANDANTRMRQYAARPGREWALVEHNRVNLLRTAVGSDKTVTLVDRDINNKFVLVTIE; encoded by the coding sequence GTGGCAAGCGACGTCGAAAAGAACTCGCAGGGGGATTCCACCTTCACCCAGGCCATCCTCGGTGATGACACCCTGACGTCTTCATGGGGGCGGCGGTGGCTGGCCCTGTCCTTCAGCGCGCGCGTGGTCCTGGCGACCGCGGGCTTCGCGGCGCTGCTCTTCGTGCCCTACCTGGGCGCGGTCGGCCTGTGGGACCCCTGGGAGACGCACTACGGCGAAGTGGGCCGGCAGATGATCCAGCGCGCCGACTACGTCTATCCCTTCTGGGAGAACGCGTGGTTCTTCTCCAAGCCGCCGCTCACCATGTGGATGCAGGCGCTGGGGATGAACATCGTCGGCGCGCTCCGGGGCGACGGCGCCATGGGCCTCTACACGGAGTGGGGCATGCGCATGCCCTTCGCACTCCTGAGCATCACCGCCGTGGCGCTCCTGTCGCTGGCGGTGGCGCGCACCGTGAACATGCGCGCGGGTCTGGCCACGGGCTTCGTGCTGGCTACCATGCCGCTGTACTTCCTGCTCACCCGGCAGACGGTCACCGACACGCCCTTCGTCACGACCTTCGTGTGCGCCATGGCCTGCGCCATCATCGGGCAGCTGGATGACACCACGAAGCACCGCGCTGGCTGGTGGTACGCGTTCTACGTCTTCGCGGGCCTGGCCACGCTGGCCAAGGGCCTGCTGGGCGTGGGCCTGCCCGCGGTCATCCTGGTGCTGTACGCGGCCGCTGGCGTCATCCCGTGGACCCGCGAGAGCCTGGAGGCGCACCTGCGCTGGCTCACCAGCGGCGAGGTCCGCGCCCAGGTGCGCGCGGGCACGCGGACCATGCCCGTGCTGTGGGCGCAGATGTACCGGATGAAGCTGGGCACGGGCATCCTCGTGTTCGCGGCGGTGGCGGTGCCCTGGTACCTGACGCTCGTGCTCTTCGACGGCGTGGACGACGAGGGCAAGCTGTTCTGGTACCGCTTCTTCATCCACGACCACCTGAACCGCCTCACCGCGGGCGTGCACACCACCACGCCGGGCGGGTCGTTCACCTACTTCATCGAACAGGGCGGCTTCGCCATCTTCCCGTGGGTGGCGCTGCTGCCCGGCGCGTTCGCCGTCGTGTCGCGCCTCAAACTGCGCTCGCGGGACAAGGCGGACCACCTGGCGCTCATCGCCGTGCTGTGGGTGGCGTTCGCGTTCTACCTGCTGGCCTCCAGCGCGACGAAGTTCCACCACTACGTGTTCCCGGTGCTGCCAGGCCTGGCCATCCTCATCTCGCTGTTCGTGGACCGGCTGTGGAAGGACGGCGTCTCCGAGCACGCCGTGAGCCTCATCTTCGGCCTGATCCTCTTCATCCTGGTGGGCAAGGACCTGGCGGAGAACCCCAAGGACTTCACCGACCTGTTTGTCTACAACTACGACCGGCCCTATCCGCAGGACCTGGTCACCAAGCCCATCGCGTTCTTCTCCTCGCGCCCGCTGTGGATGGGCGATCTGGTGACGCTGGTGCTGCTGGCCTTCGGCGTGTACCTGGCCTTCGACGCGTTCTCCTCCAAGGCGAAGCTGGAGCGTCCGGCCGCGGCGCGCGCGGTGGCGCTGGGCCTGCTGCTCACCGGCGGGGCCACGCTGGCGGCGGTGGCCACGCAGGGGCAGGTGTCCGCGATGGGGCTGTGGGGCGTGGCGCTGGTGGCGCTCGCGGGCTTCCTCATCTGGCAGGCGTCACGGCCGGAGGAGGCGCCGGGGCGCACGGTGCTCCAGGCGGTGGGCTTCGGCCTGGCGCTGGTGGGCGTGGCGCTGGCGGTGCGCGGCTTCAAGGGCCCGCCCGCGTCGGACGCGCTGTTCAAGGCCCTGTCCGGCACCATCAACGTGAAGGTGGGCATGGGCTTCGCGTTCGGCGTGGCCGGCGTGCTGGCGGCGGTGGCCGCGCTGCAGCGCTCGCGCGTGCTGCTGTTCAGCACCTTCTGGGGCCTGGCCGCGGCGTTCGCGCTCTGGTTCAACTGGGGCCACTGGGTGGACCTGTCCCACCACTGGACGCAGCGCGACCTGTTCTGGCGCTACTACGACCAGCGCAAGGCGGGCGAGCCCATCGCCGCGTACATGATGAACTGGCGCGGTGAGACGTTCTACTCGCGCAACACGGTGGAGCAGTTCCGCGCCAACGACGCCAACACGCGCATGCGCCAGTACGCGGCGCGGCCCGGCCGCGAGTGGGCGCTGGTGGAGCACAACCGCGTGAACCTGCTGCGCACCGCGGTGGGCTCCGACAAGACCGTCACCCTCGTCGACCGCGACATCAACAACAAGTTCGTCCTGGTGACCATCGAGTGA
- a CDS encoding chromosome segregation protein SMC — protein MSPRIPSLLAAAMCLLSACHKAPPPVVVPPPSEEELLTGEVNALSTEAALLLEEQHRLVWDFWTEGKPVDIAATYSGKQALFSLENLRRIDRLRHLTKDPRELRALTALHGHFAGEFLSRELAEHNDASANLEASLKMNVDGREVRYHDLERLLANEKSALRRKALYAAATPALTRLNQTLLRRESRTRELVQQMGFESYEAFGSELRQADLERLAQLAEEVLQATQEPYRLVMERLSQRELGLPFAQITRADIPRLFRSREVEDAFPKGESLAKAQATVAGLGIDLNALPNVKVDARDLPRKNPRPLALSVKVPSDVRLSFKPGTGVLHQGRVLHEVGHLLHMAFTQEQRFELARLGNPTVGEAYSALFEDLLEDPVWLEENAGVLGDADKRAQYLATSSAHKLYLIRHAAGRLLYQLELHRRTDVDPRELYRALMARTGAMPMTADDVERYLVDQEDFYQSADSFRAWFLAGQLQGQLKARFGPAWWHAPEAGAFLKELWARGTAPSAREVTQAIGENGLAPDVLLLRLSTTLQVPMKLDLRRLDDTPAQPAPPPAPAPAPVPQMPRAQATPLAS, from the coding sequence ATGTCCCCAAGGATTCCGTCCCTCCTCGCCGCCGCCATGTGTTTGCTGAGCGCCTGTCACAAGGCGCCGCCCCCGGTGGTGGTCCCCCCTCCCAGCGAGGAAGAACTGCTGACCGGCGAAGTGAACGCCCTGTCCACGGAGGCCGCCCTCCTCCTGGAGGAGCAGCACCGGCTCGTCTGGGACTTCTGGACGGAGGGCAAACCGGTGGACATCGCCGCCACCTACAGCGGCAAGCAGGCGCTCTTCAGCCTGGAGAACCTGCGGCGCATCGACCGGCTGCGGCACCTGACCAAGGACCCGCGCGAGCTGCGCGCCCTCACCGCGCTCCACGGGCACTTCGCCGGTGAGTTCCTGTCGCGCGAGCTGGCCGAGCACAACGACGCCTCCGCCAACCTGGAAGCGTCCCTCAAGATGAACGTGGACGGGCGCGAGGTGCGCTACCACGACCTGGAGCGGCTGCTCGCCAACGAGAAGAGCGCCCTCAGGCGCAAGGCACTCTACGCGGCGGCCACGCCCGCGCTCACCCGCCTCAACCAGACGCTGCTGCGCCGCGAGTCACGCACCCGCGAGCTGGTGCAGCAGATGGGCTTCGAGTCCTACGAGGCCTTCGGCAGCGAGCTGCGGCAGGCGGACCTGGAGCGGCTGGCGCAGCTGGCGGAAGAAGTGCTCCAGGCCACGCAGGAGCCGTACCGGCTGGTGATGGAGCGGCTCTCCCAGCGCGAGCTGGGGCTGCCCTTCGCGCAAATCACCCGCGCGGACATCCCGCGCCTGTTCCGCTCGCGCGAGGTGGAGGACGCGTTCCCCAAGGGCGAGTCGCTGGCGAAGGCGCAGGCCACGGTGGCGGGGCTGGGCATCGACCTGAACGCGCTGCCCAACGTGAAGGTGGACGCGCGCGACCTGCCGCGGAAGAACCCGCGCCCGCTGGCGCTGTCGGTGAAGGTGCCGTCCGACGTGAGGCTGTCCTTCAAGCCGGGCACGGGCGTGCTGCACCAGGGCCGCGTGCTGCATGAGGTGGGGCACCTCTTGCACATGGCCTTCACGCAGGAGCAGCGCTTCGAGCTCGCGCGGCTGGGGAACCCCACCGTGGGCGAGGCGTACTCCGCGCTCTTCGAGGACCTGCTGGAGGACCCGGTGTGGTTGGAGGAGAACGCGGGAGTGCTGGGGGATGCCGACAAGCGCGCCCAGTACCTGGCGACCTCCAGCGCGCACAAGCTGTACCTCATCCGCCACGCGGCGGGCCGGCTGCTCTACCAGTTGGAGCTGCACCGCCGCACGGACGTGGATCCGCGCGAGCTGTACCGCGCGCTGATGGCGCGCACGGGCGCCATGCCCATGACCGCGGACGACGTGGAGCGCTACCTCGTGGACCAGGAGGATTTCTACCAGTCCGCGGACAGCTTCCGGGCGTGGTTCCTGGCGGGGCAGCTCCAGGGGCAGCTGAAGGCGCGCTTCGGCCCGGCGTGGTGGCACGCACCGGAGGCGGGCGCGTTCCTCAAGGAGCTCTGGGCCCGGGGCACCGCGCCCTCCGCGCGCGAGGTGACGCAGGCGATTGGCGAGAACGGCCTCGCGCCGGACGTGCTGCTCTTGCGGCTGAGCACCACGCTCCAGGTGCCCATGAAGCTGGACCTGCGCCGGTTGGACGACACGCCCGCGCAGCCGGCCCCACCGCCGGCACCGGCGCCGGCCCCGGTGCCCCAGATGCCCCGGGCCCAGGCCACGCCGCTGGCCTCGTAG
- a CDS encoding FHA domain-containing protein: protein MLKLIIEDDEGRKTVVPFVRDEITIGRQEGNTIRLTERNVSRRHARLVRLNGHVVLEDLGSYNGTRINGERVAGQLPLKEGDLIQIGDYDLALQVEGAANAAAPTGAITAKVPASRRPEPEPEEEDDDEVAGGPRPRDTMVDGEDEAEEDSEDEHEHTPVSADARRNATSIIRMDQMEADRPRRVERVPEDEQPRLMVLAPAEFKGQEYDCNRTELRIGRTSENDVALDHRSLSRTHAKVVREETGEWRVIDMQSANGMTVNGESYAQATLSHGDIIEMGHVKLRFVGPGSLEDDIAAQGRSGSKKMWVAAVIAFLSIGAGAAIFVVKGQDLLPKPPDDTPPVVVADPQPIPEPPPQAKPPDTKPPETVAANPPATPDTKAPDVPKTPESVKPPPEPPAQKVTEEDFATALKRADFEVAAAILKSLGETARGPQALKAQTARENLLAMETAADKNLKAAQDALDASKFKEAAASFAKVPAETVFASRYEGVKQRLEAQAPPPQDTEAASASSKKPPQLTSAYMQKQNMKSADLRGEKLGEIQDAVRVMTRENPNEALAIAQDCASLAPKVPECHLMLGVVQATLKDYKASEQAYKEFLLLTSDGYPKRDLVIKALSKVQAASQAQ, encoded by the coding sequence GTGCTGAAGCTCATCATCGAAGACGACGAGGGGCGCAAGACCGTTGTTCCCTTCGTGCGCGACGAAATCACCATTGGACGTCAGGAGGGGAACACCATCCGCCTGACCGAGCGGAACGTGTCACGTCGACACGCCCGACTCGTGCGCCTCAATGGGCACGTCGTGCTCGAAGACCTGGGGAGCTACAACGGCACCCGGATCAACGGAGAACGCGTCGCAGGCCAGCTCCCTCTCAAGGAGGGCGACCTCATCCAGATCGGCGACTACGATCTGGCCTTGCAGGTCGAGGGCGCGGCCAACGCTGCCGCCCCCACTGGCGCCATCACCGCCAAGGTGCCCGCCTCCCGCCGGCCAGAGCCGGAGCCCGAGGAGGAGGACGACGACGAGGTCGCCGGAGGACCCCGTCCCCGCGACACCATGGTGGATGGTGAGGACGAGGCGGAGGAGGACTCCGAGGACGAGCACGAGCACACGCCCGTGTCCGCGGATGCGCGCCGCAACGCCACGTCCATCATCCGCATGGACCAGATGGAGGCGGACCGGCCCCGGCGCGTGGAGCGCGTGCCCGAGGACGAGCAGCCCCGGCTGATGGTGCTCGCCCCCGCCGAGTTCAAGGGTCAGGAGTACGACTGCAACCGCACGGAGCTGCGGATCGGTCGCACGTCGGAGAACGACGTGGCCCTGGACCACCGCTCGCTGTCCCGCACGCACGCGAAGGTCGTGCGCGAGGAGACCGGCGAGTGGCGCGTCATCGACATGCAGTCGGCCAACGGGATGACGGTCAACGGCGAGAGCTACGCGCAGGCGACGCTCTCCCACGGTGACATCATCGAGATGGGCCACGTGAAGCTGCGCTTCGTGGGGCCCGGCTCGCTGGAAGACGACATCGCCGCGCAGGGCCGCTCCGGCTCCAAGAAGATGTGGGTCGCCGCGGTCATCGCGTTCCTGTCCATTGGCGCGGGCGCGGCGATCTTCGTGGTGAAGGGCCAGGACCTGCTGCCCAAGCCGCCGGACGACACGCCTCCCGTGGTCGTCGCGGATCCGCAGCCCATCCCGGAGCCGCCACCGCAGGCGAAGCCCCCGGACACGAAGCCCCCGGAGACCGTGGCCGCGAACCCGCCCGCGACGCCGGACACGAAGGCCCCGGACGTGCCGAAGACTCCGGAGTCGGTGAAGCCGCCACCGGAACCTCCGGCACAGAAGGTGACGGAAGAGGACTTCGCCACCGCGCTCAAGAGAGCCGACTTCGAGGTCGCGGCCGCCATCCTGAAGAGCCTGGGAGAAACCGCCCGAGGCCCGCAGGCCCTCAAGGCGCAGACAGCGCGTGAGAACCTGCTGGCCATGGAGACCGCGGCCGACAAGAACCTCAAGGCCGCGCAGGATGCCCTGGACGCCAGCAAGTTCAAGGAGGCGGCCGCCAGCTTCGCCAAGGTCCCTGCGGAGACGGTCTTCGCCTCACGCTACGAGGGCGTGAAGCAGCGGCTCGAGGCCCAGGCGCCGCCGCCGCAGGACACCGAAGCCGCCAGCGCTTCATCCAAGAAGCCTCCGCAACTGACGTCCGCCTACATGCAGAAGCAGAACATGAAGTCGGCGGACCTCCGTGGCGAGAAGCTTGGCGAGATCCAGGACGCTGTCCGCGTCATGACCCGGGAGAACCCCAACGAAGCCCTGGCGATCGCCCAGGACTGCGCGTCGCTCGCGCCCAAGGTTCCCGAGTGCCACCTCATGCTGGGCGTGGTGCAAGCCACGCTCAAGGACTACAAAGCGAGTGAGCAGGCTTACAAGGAATTCCTCTTGCTCACGTCCGACGGCTATCCCAAGCGCGACCTGGTGATCAAAGCCCTGAGCAAGGTCCAAGCCGCTTCCCAGGCTCAATAA